A genomic region of Cydia splendana chromosome 17, ilCydSple1.2, whole genome shotgun sequence contains the following coding sequences:
- the LOC134798556 gene encoding uncharacterized protein LOC134798556: MNRNINWPSSNNIYQATRRQPSFLTSQIWMNDLENEMQAHGVEIVEINSTDSSQLSSEGNENPKQHPWSYASKLNREENENPQARPRNINGYLADNGLHDEFVGPPYFNNCRTPGTAEIEAFNQTCFNILDKLSALQVVSSPEDFDSDEAQDGDMDSRWNGEDNEEYVFSSDLDPDKRTIWIYSLKNRRLLSEDSYELVNIPSRDTISSANSSENDKELNTSKSTRVSSPIPATHIPRLDLSLGATLPNVTEVTEPKSSQSLNRKYVHIRQKPTNNWCGDNSEKATKNNVSNVVKWMALSPREKGDSRHINPQVQLQTVVEVAQEEDRVQVPETNFTDPAIFEAKSNREDMLDKSDETIIKTPSQNDSQRSSTSSKRDQLVDNATYLISPFVRPYLNSFTENKTKPTLKNKARSALDGRQVEKRDITVSQLLRSPIIKPIENPEKHDSIAEYGRKGRLDRKVKSAGDTYMVNNLYLPKSQVRETYLSVPATRRSIQQGREVETNKTLLQSCVSCFRCCK; this comes from the exons ATGAACAGAAATATTAATTGGCCTTCGAGCAATA ATATCTATCAAGCAACAAGACGGCAACCCAGTTTTCTAACTAGTCAGATATGGATGAACGATTTGGAAAACGAGATGCAAGCACACGGAGTGGAAATCGTCGAGATTAATTCAACAGATTCTTCTCAACTATCGAGTGAAGGCAACGAAAATCCTAAACAGCACCCGTGGAGTTATGCTAGTAAGCTAAATAGGGAGGAAAACGAGAACCCACAAGCCAGACCGAGAAACATAAACGGTTATTTGGCAGATAACGGACTCCATGACGAATTCGTCGGTCCTCCTTACTTCAACAACTGTAGAACCCCAGGTACTGCCGAAATTGAGGCATTCAACCAAACATGCTTCAATATACTCGATAAGCTTTCAGCGCTACAAGTGGTCAGTTCACCTGAAGATTTCGATTCCGACGAGGCACAAGATGGCGACATGGACTCACGATGGAACGGCGAAGATAACGAAGAATACGTTTTCAGCTCCGATTTAGACCCGGACAAACGCACTATATGGATTTATTCGTTAAAAAATAGGCGGCTCCTTTCAGAAGACAGCTACGAACTCGTCAACATTCCAAGCCGCGACACTATCTCTTCCGCTAATTCCTCCGAAAATGACAAAGAACTGAACACCAGCAAGTCCACTAGAGTGTCAAGCCCAATCCCAGCTACCCATATTCCGAGATTGGACCTCTCGCTCGGTGCCACTTTACCCAACGTTACAGAAGTGACCGAACCCAAATCTTCGCAATCTTTAAACCGAAAATACGTGCATATAAGACAGAAGCCGACTAACAACTGGTGTGGGGATAACTCAGAAAAGGCAACTAAGAATAATGTAAGTAATGTAGTTAAATGGATGGCGCTTTCACCGAGAGAAAAAGGTGACTCGCGACACATTAACCCCCAGGTACAACTTCAAACAGTTGTTGAAGTTGCTCAAGAAGAAGATAGAGTACAAGTCCCTGAAACAAATTTTACAGATCCCGCGATTTTCGAAGCGAAATCAAATCGCGAAGACATGTTGGACAAATCAGACGAAACAATCATCAAGACACCTTCACAAAATGATTCTCAAAGATCTTCGACTAGTTCAAAAAGGGATCAGCTCGTAGACAATGCTACCTATTTAATTTCACCATTTGTGCGACCTTATCTTAACTCATTTAcggaaaataaaactaaaccgACTCTTAAGAATAAAGCTAGGAGTGCATTAGATGGCCGCCAAGTTGAAAAACGTGATATCACAGTTAGCCAACTCTTAAGATCTCCCATTATCAAGCCAATAGAAAATCCCGAAAAGCACGATTCGATCGCGGAGTACGGACGAAAAGGTCGCCTAGATAGAAAAGTAAAAAGCGCTGGAGATACTTATATGGTAAACAATTTGTACTTACCCAAATCTCAGGTACGGGAAACGTATTTATCTGTACCTGCAACCAGACGGTCCATACAACAGGGAAGAGAGGTTGAGACCAACAAAACGTTGCTTCAAAGTTGCGTCAGCTGCTTCAGATGTTGTAAATAA